A single region of the Vibrio cyclitrophicus genome encodes:
- a CDS encoding lipopolysaccharide A protein, whose amino-acid sequence MKNSKLKYYLVSTLISITPHYFFKLFRRELRSQMTNTDDPYIMKRVNYYNKLTSDFSIDKSLPEGTTRRELGDNSYNYYVSNSRIDEFKKTGGRTYYLDSLKVIKYFNPKFWVTFYNGDIRHVPEQPGFVKSRPISDKNENAILLKLNEIRHFQFVDDKNVYEEKKDLVVWRGAGGKKHRHIVIEQFYNHPMCNIGRTKPVEGSPLEKPSMTIEEQLKYKFILAIEGNDVATNLKWAMSSNSLVIMSKPKYETWFMEGCLKAGVHYVEVKDDYSNLIEKVEYYLAHPNEATQIIDNANKWVEQFKDSKRERLVSLLVVNKFFEKSQQDQKHE is encoded by the coding sequence ATGAAAAATTCAAAGCTCAAATACTATTTAGTGAGTACGCTCATCTCTATTACTCCTCACTATTTTTTTAAACTCTTCCGTCGAGAGTTACGGTCTCAGATGACTAATACTGATGACCCTTATATTATGAAAAGAGTTAACTATTACAATAAGCTGACGAGTGATTTTTCCATAGATAAAAGTCTTCCAGAGGGTACGACAAGAAGAGAATTAGGTGATAATAGCTATAATTATTATGTCTCTAATAGCCGTATAGATGAGTTTAAAAAGACTGGCGGTAGAACTTATTACTTAGATTCGTTGAAAGTGATTAAGTACTTTAATCCTAAATTCTGGGTAACATTCTACAATGGCGATATACGTCATGTCCCTGAACAACCAGGTTTTGTGAAAAGTCGCCCGATTTCGGATAAAAACGAAAATGCAATTCTTTTAAAGTTGAATGAGATTCGTCACTTTCAATTTGTTGATGATAAAAATGTCTATGAAGAGAAAAAAGACCTAGTTGTATGGCGAGGTGCCGGAGGGAAAAAACATCGACATATTGTTATTGAACAATTTTATAATCACCCAATGTGTAACATTGGAAGGACAAAGCCCGTTGAAGGGTCTCCGCTTGAAAAACCATCAATGACAATAGAAGAACAGCTAAAGTACAAGTTTATTTTAGCTATTGAAGGAAATGACGTAGCGACAAATTTGAAATGGGCGATGTCATCTAACTCTCTCGTAATTATGTCCAAGCCAAAATATGAAACTTGGTTTATGGAAGGTTGTCTCAAAGCTGGCGTTCATTATGTCGAAGTAAAAGATGATTACTCAAACTTAATAGAAAAAGTAGAGTACTATTTGGCACACCCAAATGAAGCCACTCAGATTATTGATAATGCTAATAAATGGGTGGAACAATTCAAAGACTCTAAACGTGAGCGTTTAGTTTCACTATTAGTTGTAAATAAATTTTTTGAAAAATCACAACAAGACCAAAAACATGAATAA
- a CDS encoding 3-deoxy-D-manno-octulosonic acid kinase → MQTLNFDNQVIWFDETLISQDQAKHAFDAEYWQQQNKIIGSATGRGTTWFVELDTIQAALRHYRRGGLFGKLVEDSYLYFGDEKTRSYQEFELLKVLQKSGVKVPKPIAARVVKRGLTYKADLLSEKIPNAQDLVAILREKALPKEMYQKIGAEIRKMHDAKVNHTDLNIHNILIDEQNEVWIIDFDKCILDKGNLYNRVNLNRLHRSFLKEKKKHNIFWEEELFDIVKVGYEYYV, encoded by the coding sequence ATGCAAACGCTTAACTTTGACAATCAAGTGATTTGGTTTGACGAAACATTAATTTCACAAGATCAGGCAAAGCATGCCTTTGACGCTGAATATTGGCAGCAGCAAAATAAAATCATAGGGAGCGCCACCGGGCGTGGTACGACGTGGTTTGTTGAGTTAGACACTATTCAAGCAGCATTGCGCCATTACCGTCGTGGTGGCTTATTCGGCAAGCTTGTAGAAGACAGTTACCTATACTTTGGTGATGAGAAGACTCGTAGTTACCAAGAGTTCGAACTGCTTAAAGTACTTCAGAAGTCGGGGGTTAAAGTCCCTAAGCCGATTGCTGCTCGAGTGGTGAAAAGAGGGCTCACTTATAAAGCCGATCTTTTGAGTGAAAAAATCCCTAATGCTCAAGATCTCGTGGCGATCTTACGGGAAAAGGCATTGCCTAAGGAAATGTACCAAAAGATAGGTGCTGAAATTCGTAAGATGCATGACGCCAAGGTCAATCACACGGATTTGAACATTCATAATATTTTGATTGATGAGCAGAATGAAGTTTGGATCATCGACTTTGATAAGTGTATCCTTGATAAAGGTAATTTATATAATAGAGTAAACCTTAATCGCTTACATCGCTCTTTTCTTAAAGAAAAGAAAAAACACAATATTTTTTGGGAAGAAGAGTTGTTTGACATTGTTAAGGTTGGATATGAATACTATGTATAG
- a CDS encoding glycosyltransferase family 2 protein — protein MKTTLIITTYNWKEALKAVLESVKRQTQLPDEVIVADDGSRDDTKELIESFKSDFPVPLVHSWHEDNGFQLSMSRNRAIAKATSDYLIMVDGDMVLSETFIESHKRVAKPNWFVQGGRVLTDEACSREIMENGLIPSAFSKGIRNRKNCITNSLLSNWFSYERNNDKATRGCNMAFWKQDVVNVNGFNQDFVGWGREDSEFVHRMLNSGHSRLYLKFSGVGYHLYHVENSRGSLPENDAILDNTIERKLTRCSNGIDQFMESQS, from the coding sequence ATGAAAACAACTTTAATTATTACAACTTATAACTGGAAAGAAGCGTTAAAAGCCGTTTTAGAAAGTGTAAAACGTCAAACTCAATTACCAGACGAGGTTATCGTTGCTGATGATGGCTCCAGGGACGATACAAAAGAATTAATAGAATCATTTAAATCTGATTTTCCTGTACCACTTGTCCATAGTTGGCATGAAGACAATGGTTTCCAACTTTCAATGAGTCGAAACCGTGCTATTGCCAAAGCTACTAGTGATTACCTCATTATGGTTGATGGTGATATGGTGTTATCAGAAACCTTTATTGAATCTCATAAAAGAGTTGCGAAGCCTAATTGGTTTGTCCAAGGCGGGCGAGTTCTAACTGACGAAGCTTGCAGTAGAGAAATAATGGAAAACGGACTCATTCCTTCTGCGTTCAGTAAAGGGATTCGCAACCGCAAGAATTGCATAACCAATTCTCTGTTATCAAATTGGTTCTCATATGAACGCAACAACGATAAGGCAACACGTGGTTGCAACATGGCCTTTTGGAAGCAAGATGTTGTAAACGTAAACGGATTCAATCAAGACTTTGTTGGTTGGGGAAGAGAAGACAGCGAATTCGTCCATAGAATGTTGAATTCTGGACATTCCCGACTCTACCTTAAATTCTCAGGCGTTGGTTACCACCTTTATCACGTAGAAAACTCTCGAGGTTCTTTGCCTGAAAATGATGCAATTCTTGATAACACTATTGAGCGTAAATTAACCCGCTGCAGTAATGGTATTGACCAATTTATGGAAAGCCAATCATGA
- a CDS encoding diacylglycerol kinase — protein MNKPGDTGIRRVIKATGYSMKGLKSAFKSEAAVRQELALCAIFIPIALYLDISKTETIALVGSLVLIFILELVNSAIEAVVDRIGPEHHELSGKAKDIGSAAVMVTILFAIFTWFLILV, from the coding sequence ATGAATAAACCCGGAGATACAGGGATTCGTAGAGTAATTAAAGCTACTGGTTACTCAATGAAAGGCTTAAAGTCAGCTTTTAAAAGTGAGGCAGCCGTAAGACAAGAGCTAGCACTGTGTGCCATTTTTATCCCTATAGCACTCTACCTAGACATAAGCAAAACAGAGACTATTGCATTAGTCGGCTCTCTTGTTTTGATATTTATACTCGAGTTGGTAAATTCAGCAATTGAAGCTGTTGTCGATAGAATAGGACCAGAACACCACGAACTAAGTGGAAAAGCTAAAGATATAGGTTCAGCAGCTGTAATGGTTACAATCTTATTTGCTATATTCACTTGGTTTTTAATATTAGTATAA
- the coaD gene encoding pantetheine-phosphate adenylyltransferase, which translates to MNKTVIYPGTFDPLTNGHLDLIERSASMFEHVIIGVAASPSKKTMFTLEERVKLVQISCQHLKNVSVVGFSGLLVDFAKEQKANILIRGLRTTMDFEYEFGLTSMYKKLLPGLESIFLTPSEEFAFLSSTIVREVAIHGGNIDSFVPGVVSLALKGKVSS; encoded by the coding sequence ATGAATAAAACGGTAATTTACCCAGGGACTTTTGACCCACTAACGAATGGCCACCTAGATTTGATCGAGAGATCGGCTAGCATGTTTGAACATGTAATCATTGGCGTTGCTGCGAGTCCTTCCAAAAAAACCATGTTTACTCTCGAGGAGCGTGTCAAGTTAGTGCAGATATCTTGCCAACACTTAAAGAATGTATCAGTTGTAGGCTTCAGCGGTCTCTTGGTGGACTTTGCTAAAGAGCAAAAAGCAAATATCTTAATAAGAGGTTTGCGTACAACCATGGATTTTGAGTACGAGTTCGGCCTTACAAGCATGTATAAAAAATTACTTCCTGGATTAGAGAGCATATTCCTAACTCCATCAGAAGAGTTTGCTTTTTTGTCCTCAACAATAGTAAGAGAAGTTGCTATCCATGGTGGTAATATCGATAGCTTTGTCCCGGGAGTCGTGAGTCTAGCACTGAAAGGTAAAGTCAGTTCATGA
- a CDS encoding glycosyltransferase family 2 protein — MSKPTLAVALIVKNEEKHLEACLNTVKGWVDEIVLLDSGSSDRTEEIARQYTDKFYTNLEWPGFGKQRQLAQQYVTADYVLWLDADEQVTPELKQSILKAVAEDKPNTLFQVNRLSAAFGKFIYHSGWSPDWIVRLYRTDYTQYNDSLVHEKVENQNYAIQKLDGRLHHYTYEHLHHYINKTTGYLKAWTDEREGRKSAGLTTALTHAFASFIKMYIIKRGFLDGKHGFILAWLCMHSTFVKYIDLYLREQAKK; from the coding sequence TTGTCTAAACCAACTTTAGCCGTTGCTTTAATTGTAAAGAATGAAGAGAAGCATCTTGAGGCATGCCTTAATACTGTAAAAGGTTGGGTCGATGAAATCGTCCTACTCGACTCTGGTAGCAGCGACCGCACAGAAGAGATCGCAAGGCAATACACCGATAAGTTCTACACCAATTTAGAGTGGCCCGGCTTTGGGAAGCAAAGACAACTTGCTCAACAATATGTTACGGCTGATTATGTTTTATGGTTGGATGCTGATGAACAAGTGACCCCTGAATTAAAACAGAGCATTTTAAAGGCAGTGGCAGAAGATAAACCCAATACGCTGTTTCAAGTAAATCGATTAAGTGCCGCATTCGGAAAATTCATCTATCACTCAGGATGGTCCCCAGATTGGATAGTTCGCCTCTATCGTACAGATTACACTCAATATAATGACTCTCTTGTCCATGAGAAAGTTGAGAATCAAAACTACGCGATACAAAAACTCGATGGGCGGTTACATCACTATACCTACGAGCACCTTCACCACTACATCAATAAAACGACAGGTTACTTAAAAGCCTGGACGGATGAGAGAGAAGGTAGAAAGAGTGCCGGTCTAACAACAGCACTAACTCACGCTTTTGCAAGCTTCATTAAGATGTATATTATTAAACGTGGTTTCTTAGACGGTAAGCATGGCTTTATTCTAGCTTGGCTATGTATGCACTCTACATTCGTAAAATATATCGATCTATACCTACGAGAACAGGCAAAGAAATAA
- the pseB gene encoding UDP-N-acetylglucosamine 4,6-dehydratase (inverting): MLNNKSVLITGGTGSFGKQFIKTILERYSDVKKIIIFSRDELKQFEIKQQYPQKDFPQLRFFIGDVRDRNRMIQACEGVDVIIHAAAIKQVDTAEYNPTECIRTNVDGAENVINAALACGVKDVVALSTDKACAPINLYGATKLASDKLFAAANNIKGSKDIRFSVVRYGNVMGSRGSVIPFFMSKRDEGVLPITHEEMTRFNISLQDGVNMVMYALENHLGGEIFVPKIPSYKILDIAEAIAPGVKTKVVGIRPGEKLHEEMITDTDSLNTIDLGKYYAILPSVSFTYTETEYLDHHKAEKVPFGFKYNSGTNTEWETIEGLRDLIKEHVDPNFTV; the protein is encoded by the coding sequence ATGTTAAACAATAAGAGTGTACTGATTACTGGTGGTACAGGGTCGTTCGGAAAACAGTTTATTAAAACGATTTTAGAACGATACTCTGACGTAAAAAAAATAATCATTTTCTCTCGTGATGAGCTAAAGCAATTCGAAATAAAGCAACAGTATCCTCAGAAAGATTTTCCGCAATTACGTTTTTTCATTGGTGATGTTCGCGATCGTAACCGTATGATTCAAGCGTGTGAAGGTGTTGATGTGATCATCCACGCTGCCGCGATTAAACAAGTAGATACTGCAGAGTACAACCCTACAGAGTGTATCCGTACGAACGTAGATGGTGCAGAAAACGTGATTAACGCTGCACTTGCATGTGGTGTGAAAGATGTTGTGGCTTTATCTACAGATAAGGCATGTGCACCAATTAACTTATATGGTGCAACTAAGCTTGCTTCAGATAAACTTTTTGCTGCTGCTAACAACATTAAAGGTTCAAAAGATATCCGTTTTAGCGTTGTGCGTTACGGTAATGTTATGGGCTCACGAGGGTCTGTAATCCCATTCTTTATGAGCAAGCGTGACGAAGGTGTGCTACCGATTACTCACGAAGAGATGACTCGTTTTAACATTTCACTGCAAGATGGTGTGAATATGGTGATGTATGCCTTAGAAAACCATCTAGGTGGTGAGATTTTCGTACCCAAAATTCCATCATACAAAATCTTGGACATTGCAGAAGCTATTGCACCAGGTGTAAAGACTAAAGTTGTGGGTATTCGCCCTGGCGAGAAGTTGCATGAAGAAATGATCACCGATACTGACTCTCTAAACACCATTGACTTAGGGAAGTATTACGCAATTTTGCCATCTGTATCATTTACATACACAGAAACAGAATACCTCGATCATCACAAAGCAGAAAAAGTGCCATTTGGCTTTAAGTACAACTCAGGTACGAATACTGAGTGGGAAACGATTGAAGGCCTACGTGATTTAATTAAAGAGCACGTTGATCCTAACTTTACAGTGTGA
- the pseC gene encoding UDP-4-amino-4,6-dideoxy-N-acetyl-beta-L-altrosamine transaminase, which produces MRIVVIPYGKQDISQQDIDSVLDVLKSDFLTQGPQVPAFENALVEHTGANYALAVNSATSALHIACLALGLGQDDWLWTSPVTFVASANCGLYCGAKVDFVDINPDTYNMCPKRLEDKLIKAKTEGKLPKVVVPVHLCGQPCDMVAIGKLAKEYGFKVIEDASHAIGGRYQDQPIGNCEYSDITVFSFHPVKIVTTAEGGAALTNSKELADKMALLRSHGITRDPELMRGESHGGWYYQQIDLGFNYRMTELQAALGVSQMKRLNEFVSARHELAQGYYTKLDNLPVVLPYQLPDTYSGLHLFVIRLKLDDITLSHQQVFDALRERGIGVNLHYIPVHTQPYYQDLGFTEGEFPESEQYYREAISLPMFHGMTEAQQNTVVDVLTDILKGT; this is translated from the coding sequence GTGAGAATAGTAGTGATTCCTTACGGTAAGCAAGATATCAGTCAGCAAGACATCGATAGTGTTTTGGATGTTTTGAAATCAGACTTTTTAACACAGGGGCCTCAGGTTCCTGCATTCGAGAATGCGCTTGTTGAACATACTGGTGCGAATTACGCATTGGCGGTAAACAGTGCAACATCAGCGTTGCATATTGCTTGTCTGGCTTTAGGACTAGGGCAAGATGATTGGCTGTGGACATCTCCAGTCACTTTTGTTGCATCGGCAAACTGTGGTTTGTACTGTGGTGCGAAAGTGGACTTTGTTGATATTAACCCGGACACATACAATATGTGCCCTAAGCGTCTTGAAGATAAGCTGATTAAAGCCAAAACTGAAGGTAAATTGCCAAAAGTTGTTGTACCGGTTCATTTATGTGGGCAGCCATGTGATATGGTTGCCATCGGTAAGTTGGCGAAAGAGTATGGCTTTAAAGTTATTGAAGATGCCTCTCATGCCATTGGTGGCCGATATCAAGATCAACCGATAGGGAACTGCGAATACTCAGATATAACGGTTTTTAGTTTTCACCCAGTAAAAATCGTGACAACTGCTGAAGGTGGCGCGGCACTGACCAATAGTAAAGAACTTGCTGATAAAATGGCGCTGCTGCGCAGTCACGGTATTACGCGTGATCCAGAGTTGATGCGTGGTGAATCTCATGGTGGTTGGTATTACCAACAAATAGACCTTGGATTTAATTATCGTATGACAGAGCTGCAAGCTGCACTGGGCGTGAGCCAAATGAAGCGCTTGAATGAGTTTGTCTCTGCTCGTCACGAGTTAGCACAGGGCTATTATACTAAGTTAGACAATCTACCGGTTGTCTTGCCTTATCAGCTTCCTGATACCTACTCAGGGTTACATTTGTTCGTGATTCGTTTGAAATTAGATGATATTACACTCAGTCATCAACAGGTTTTTGATGCGCTACGCGAGCGTGGTATCGGTGTGAACTTGCATTATATTCCAGTACATACCCAGCCGTATTATCAAGACTTAGGTTTCACTGAAGGGGAGTTCCCTGAATCAGAACAGTACTACCGCGAAGCGATTTCTCTGCCGATGTTCCACGGTATGACGGAAGCTCAACAGAATACGGTTGTCGACGTATTAACTGATATTCTAAAAGGTACGTAA
- a CDS encoding sulfatase-like hydrolase/transferase, protein MFQNNVKKITRIIWLQVALFALLLSIFRLVFTFLIGDENTIYQLFPDYIQSAFIGLRFDLRVATIAFAPLFLFGLILSGSRLFKIIEKAIPYYSYIVYFLGISVSIGNYYYYKTYSNHFDIFMFGLVEDDTAAVLLTMWQDYPIIMMSFLSLFITMVLSKLTIRVWRSIKTKAFPQQNILVTVGTLFITIAVYFVLARGSIGTFPLKQYHANVSSYEVLNKVTPNAFLALDWAKSAHKKSATFAPVSKPLYEQQTQEVLGQSYPIYQTAKNQYLEDNKPNVVFALMESMGTNLLIEDNGKTTDLLGSFRTHYENDFSFERFLPGTGGTINSIVMMLFHSNVNSISHGQEQKTPLSGSAFLPYKKAGYKVIYITGGSPLWRNLKYYMPIQGVDEFYSEDDIYEAFPESTEHASTWGAPDEFAFKLAKKLLEENTQPVMVMIQTQTNHPPYQIPSNYSPRSIEVSEYALKKMSLNEENSRKIYETYQYSSNALGDFISSIKSSELNKNTIISASGDHRLRNYSISYPKDLGVAHAVPFYLYVPKTILDNSNYQYQSNRIGSHRDIFPTLYNFSLSGTKYTSLGGRNLLAEHDSKVPYAYTSGVTFTSKGVSHSANAKEIYPWKDDFSLAVENEAVPNPTPDIDVEHSKLQSMFINSQMRGFRSH, encoded by the coding sequence ATGTTTCAAAATAATGTAAAAAAAATCACGCGAATCATTTGGTTGCAAGTGGCTTTATTCGCTCTTTTACTATCAATATTCCGTCTAGTTTTCACTTTTTTAATTGGTGACGAAAATACAATATACCAACTATTTCCAGACTATATTCAATCAGCTTTTATCGGATTAAGGTTTGATTTAAGAGTCGCTACCATTGCGTTTGCACCTTTATTTTTATTTGGTCTTATACTTTCAGGTTCTAGACTTTTTAAAATCATAGAAAAAGCCATTCCATACTATTCATATATTGTATATTTCTTAGGCATATCTGTATCAATTGGTAATTACTATTACTATAAAACATATAGTAATCACTTTGATATCTTCATGTTTGGCCTTGTTGAAGATGATACTGCGGCTGTGCTTCTCACAATGTGGCAAGATTATCCAATCATAATGATGTCTTTTTTGTCACTCTTTATCACGATGGTTTTGTCCAAATTAACAATTAGGGTATGGCGCAGTATCAAGACAAAGGCATTCCCACAACAAAACATATTGGTTACTGTAGGTACATTATTCATCACCATTGCGGTCTACTTTGTACTAGCAAGGGGCTCAATAGGCACTTTTCCACTGAAGCAATATCATGCCAATGTCTCAAGCTATGAAGTGTTAAATAAAGTAACTCCTAATGCGTTCCTTGCGTTAGATTGGGCAAAGAGTGCACACAAAAAAAGCGCGACATTTGCACCGGTATCAAAGCCATTGTATGAACAACAAACTCAGGAAGTATTAGGCCAATCATACCCAATTTATCAAACAGCAAAGAACCAGTATCTCGAAGACAACAAACCCAACGTTGTATTTGCGCTAATGGAAAGTATGGGAACGAACTTACTTATTGAAGATAATGGAAAAACCACCGATCTATTAGGTTCATTTAGAACACATTACGAAAACGATTTTAGCTTTGAGCGATTTCTACCAGGTACGGGAGGTACGATCAACAGTATAGTAATGATGTTATTCCACAGTAATGTTAACTCAATCAGTCATGGACAAGAGCAAAAGACTCCTCTTTCTGGTTCAGCCTTCTTACCTTATAAAAAAGCTGGGTATAAGGTTATCTATATCACTGGAGGGAGTCCACTGTGGCGTAATCTCAAATACTATATGCCAATACAGGGTGTTGACGAGTTTTATTCGGAGGATGACATATACGAAGCATTCCCAGAGTCTACAGAACATGCTAGTACTTGGGGAGCTCCGGATGAATTTGCCTTCAAGCTTGCTAAAAAGTTACTCGAAGAAAATACTCAGCCAGTTATGGTTATGATTCAAACACAAACTAATCATCCTCCTTACCAAATACCTAGCAACTATAGTCCAAGATCCATTGAGGTTAGTGAATATGCGTTGAAGAAAATGTCTTTGAATGAGGAGAACTCTAGAAAGATTTATGAAACCTATCAGTACTCTTCTAATGCTCTAGGTGATTTTATTAGTAGCATAAAAAGCAGCGAACTGAACAAGAATACGATTATATCTGCTTCTGGTGACCATCGTTTACGTAATTATTCCATATCCTACCCTAAGGATCTTGGTGTTGCTCATGCTGTACCATTTTATCTGTATGTTCCAAAAACTATATTGGATAATTCAAACTATCAGTATCAATCTAACCGAATAGGCTCTCATAGAGATATATTTCCTACACTATATAACTTTAGCTTATCTGGCACCAAGTACACTTCGTTGGGTGGCCGAAATTTGTTAGCTGAACATGACTCAAAAGTTCCATATGCTTATACCAGTGGTGTAACTTTCACTTCCAAAGGGGTATCCCATAGTGCTAATGCGAAAGAGATCTACCCTTGGAAAGATGACTTTAGCCTAGCCGTTGAAAACGAGGCTGTACCAAATCCTACACCTGATATTGATGTGGAACATTCAAAATTACAAAGCATGTTCATTAACTCTCAAATGAGAGGGTTTAGATCACACTAG
- a CDS encoding glycosyltransferase family 9 protein gives MFESAPKSLCILRLSAIGDVCNTIATVQAIQKQWPATKITWITGKLEAQLLAAIEGVEVLTFDKKAGLEGYKSLWRQLKGREFDALLHMQYALRASFATLGIKAKYKLGFAADRSQDFQTLFTNIKVSSPSSLHVADGLMAFAQHIGVHDKTLNWSLSYKESDNAWAQQQLDTNKPNLLLVPGASKAYKNWHAQGYVDVINHARNQGWNVILAGSPAQVEVELTQAIQEKLTEPCRNLVGKSSIMQMLAIIDKVELVIAPDTGPTHMANAMQTPVIGLYAHHNPRRVGPYHYLQYVVSVYEEAILAETGKTSQDLSWRTRAKDEQAMQLIKSETVIRMFDQIVTDIYPQYQRLKPHE, from the coding sequence TTGTTCGAATCAGCCCCTAAATCACTCTGTATTTTGCGACTTTCTGCGATAGGTGACGTGTGCAACACCATCGCCACTGTTCAAGCAATTCAAAAGCAATGGCCTGCTACCAAAATCACTTGGATCACCGGAAAGTTAGAAGCTCAATTACTCGCTGCAATTGAAGGAGTGGAAGTGCTCACCTTTGACAAGAAAGCAGGCCTTGAAGGCTACAAGTCGCTGTGGCGACAGCTCAAAGGTCGAGAGTTTGATGCGCTACTTCATATGCAATACGCACTTCGTGCAAGCTTTGCCACTCTGGGTATCAAGGCAAAATACAAACTCGGGTTTGCGGCCGATCGCAGTCAAGATTTTCAGACGTTATTTACCAATATCAAAGTGAGCTCCCCCTCTTCGCTGCATGTCGCAGATGGGCTAATGGCCTTTGCTCAACACATTGGGGTTCACGATAAAACGCTGAATTGGTCTCTGTCCTATAAAGAGTCAGACAACGCATGGGCACAGCAACAGCTCGATACCAACAAACCTAACCTGCTCCTCGTTCCTGGAGCAAGTAAAGCCTATAAAAACTGGCATGCACAAGGTTATGTTGATGTGATTAACCATGCCCGCAATCAAGGTTGGAATGTCATTCTGGCAGGTAGCCCAGCACAGGTTGAAGTCGAGTTGACACAAGCAATTCAAGAAAAGCTAACCGAACCTTGCCGCAACTTGGTTGGTAAAAGCTCTATCATGCAGATGCTTGCTATTATTGATAAAGTAGAGCTTGTCATTGCCCCCGATACCGGCCCAACTCATATGGCGAATGCGATGCAAACACCGGTTATTGGTTTATACGCTCACCATAACCCACGCCGCGTTGGGCCTTACCACTACCTGCAATATGTGGTGTCGGTTTACGAAGAGGCGATACTGGCAGAGACGGGTAAAACGAGCCAAGATCTAAGCTGGCGCACACGAGCAAAAGATGAGCAAGCGATGCAGCTTATAAAAAGTGAAACGGTCATTCGCATGTTTGACCAAATAGTCACTGATATTTACCCACAATACCAACGCCTTAAACCGCACGAATAA
- the pseF gene encoding pseudaminic acid cytidylyltransferase: MKIAIIPARGGSKRIPRKNIKAFHGKPMIAYSIEAAVTSGCFDKVIVSTDDTEIAEVAKKYGAEVPFLRPVDISDDYATTMDVMEHAIRWCKSEGWNVEAVCCLYATAPFVLPEDLQKGYELVRDASVQFAFSATSFPFPIQRAIKLDEQASVSMFSPENEQVRSQDLEEAYHDAGQFYWGQTSAFLNKLSIFSPHSKAVLLPRCRVQDIDTPEDWELAEKLFSIL; the protein is encoded by the coding sequence ATGAAAATAGCAATTATCCCCGCTCGTGGTGGCAGTAAGCGTATCCCGAGAAAGAATATTAAAGCTTTCCATGGCAAGCCAATGATCGCTTATTCGATCGAAGCCGCTGTGACATCGGGTTGCTTTGATAAAGTGATTGTTTCTACAGATGATACAGAAATTGCAGAAGTCGCAAAAAAATACGGTGCAGAAGTGCCGTTTTTGCGCCCTGTTGATATTTCTGACGATTATGCGACCACCATGGATGTAATGGAACATGCTATACGTTGGTGTAAAAGCGAAGGGTGGAATGTAGAAGCAGTCTGTTGCTTGTATGCAACCGCCCCGTTTGTTTTACCTGAAGATCTTCAGAAAGGTTACGAGTTAGTTAGGGATGCTAGTGTGCAATTTGCATTCAGTGCTACATCGTTTCCATTTCCGATTCAGCGTGCAATCAAGCTTGACGAGCAAGCTTCTGTCTCGATGTTTTCACCTGAAAATGAACAGGTTAGATCGCAAGATCTTGAAGAAGCGTACCATGATGCTGGTCAATTCTATTGGGGGCAAACGTCAGCTTTTTTAAACAAGCTATCAATTTTCTCTCCTCACTCCAAAGCTGTACTCCTGCCTAGATGTCGTGTTCAAGATATTGACACGCCTGAGGATTGGGAGTTGGCAGAGAAACTGTTTAGCATTCTTTAA